A region of the Apium graveolens cultivar Ventura chromosome 6, ASM990537v1, whole genome shotgun sequence genome:
ATTATACAATAATTACGGAATCAGAAAATAAAAGCATGAGTACATGTGATAGACCGTATTCGGGAAAGTTACTAAAAATATAACTAGTTAATCATAAACGAATCTCGTTTTAGTGAGTAGTacttttattatatttttcaaatcATATCATACaagataaatttgaaattttataattaatttttatatgaataaaattgatatatcttaatatctgtatggttggatcattgaaaaatatttcttttttaaaaaaatatttgctTACTAACGACCGTCGCAAGTTATTGTGCGCCGAAAAATTGAGAAAGGTTGAATTTACCGCCAAAAGTTTGGCAAAAATTTCAAATTTACCGCTTCCGCCGATTTCAGTTGTAAGTTGGATGATCTTAACTTTTCTGTCATAAGTTTCCTGTCGTAATGGAAAGTTCAAATCGACGTAATTTTCAAATAACGTTGTATGAATTTCCCTTTTTTTAATGTCTAATGccaaattttaattataaaatattattctTGCGACGATTTGGTTTTCCGTCATAAAAAATTATCATAATCTGACATAAAGTGGCGTACCCAATTATTTCGTCGCAAATTTTCCATTACAAATGAACTCTTGTAGTGTGGTGAAAAGAGCTTTCTGATTCTACCATTGCACAAACTAATGTTAATAGTCAATTTGGACGAAATATGGTCAAAAAAGTTCAAATTAAAACAACTAATATTTAGGTTCAAGGTGCCAAAATTTAAGTAATATATAACCATTTTAAAAAAAGGCATATTGCTATGGATGCAAAATAATATTTACTCTAAAAttaacttttaattttttttcatgCACCGTAAGTTTAAAAACCCCAAATCTATATTCGTGATGTCTAATGTTAGTGAGtaaatcacataataataatCATACTTAGACGTCGATTTTCTTAAAATTATTAGAATTAcaatttttcaaaatattgatTGAATTTTTAATCTAATGTTTTCGTTTCCCAGAAGCACATAAAAATCAATCTTACATGATTTAGCACTAAAAAAATGTTATCAAATATTACATGTAATGTACCTTCAGGATAAGGATGATACTTAAATCGTTAATTGTATATATTACATCCTCGAAGTTGAATTTTAGTACAATACTGTGAAAGATCAAAAAAATTaatattgaaaatattaaaatcacaattatctatataaATGTACCTTAAATACCTTAAATTGAACTAGGTTTGTTATATTAGGTAAGACTTCCATGATTCCCTTCACCTTGCTGGTTTATTAGTAACTTAATAAGCAGCCAGCGTTCTTTTGTGGCAGCAATGGTATGTTACAAGTATATATAAACTTATAAGCAGGTAAAATTGATTGAAATACATGCAAAGTTAATTACACGTGGGTTGAAATGTCTTGAACTCATTTTGCGGAATACATTGCATTTTGAATATATGCTCAGAAGCTGACAGTTCGCTATTTTATTAATAACATTAAGAAACAGATTGAGGTGCTTGGTTTTTTATTATTGTTTCCTGGGGAATACTAAAAGCAGTGCACCTAATAAATTTAACAATTAGTTAAAGATGATCTGTTGGATAGACTTTTAACCAAACTATGTCATGcacatatatataattaaaataacaAATGCCAGATACTTAGTTTTACCACTTCAATTCTCGACCGAATTGCCATTTTTACTACTTCCGGTATCTTGACTGTGcataatttatataattaaatcaGACTCATTCTTATTACATTGACTATGTCATGCAAGCAATATATGTGTATCTTTTATCCTCTCTGTCACACTTTCCCTCGTTAAAGTATTGTATATAAGCCATAGACAATATCTATGTCTTCACAACTCAACTCTCAAAGCTCATTATCTGTTCTCTAAACGTTTCTCCAACTCGTTTATACATATCACAATTATATCCAAAAGTTTGAAGATGGTTTCATCAAGtggctccaaagttctttttatATGTTTTGTTATAAGTAGTATGACTTGCTTTGTTGCTCTGGCGACCGATAATAATCCTCTTCAGGATTTTTGCGTTGCTGATGCAAATAGCCCAGGTATATATATTTCATGCATGATTCACATATTTAACTAACTCACTTTGTTGTTCACTTTGAAAAATATAATTCTTTTTTCAGTGTTGGTGAACGGACTAGTTTGTAAGGACCCCAAGGTTGTAACTGAAAACGACTTCTTTACTGGCGGATTGAACATAGCCGGTGACACATCATCCACTAAAGTTGGATCAAATGTAACTACGGTTAATGTTGCCAGGATTCCTGGACTCAACACTCTTGGCATTTCCCTTGTTCGTATTGACTTTGCACCATGGGGAATCAATGCTCCACATACTCATCCACGTGCTACTGAAATTTTGACAGTTATCAAAGGTACATTGAGGGTTGGATTTGTCACTTCGAATCCAGAAAATCGTCATATCACCAAAGTCCTTAACGAAGGTGATGTGTTTGTGTTCCCAGAAGGTCTTGTACACTATCAACAGAATATTGGACACGATAATGCAGTAGTAATTGCTGCTCTTAGCAGCCAAAATCCAGGGGTTATCACCATTGCTAATGCTGTGTTTGGAGCCAATCCTGATATATCTGCTGACATTCTTGCCAAGGCTTTCCAACTAAACAAAAACACAGTCCAGCAGCTGCAGGCACGATTTTAAGCAGGTGAACGTATTGGATTGGTTATAATTAATTCTTATGGCTGTGAAGCCATTGTTCAATTATTGTTTAATTACTAATATTTGACATTGATGATTTTGATATTTCATTGTATCGCAATTTGCTTGTTGGCATCAACCTTAAATAAAAATATCAGCGGTGACTGATTGTGTTTTATATATCTTGGTTAATTGCAAGCCTCAAAACTTTGAGGTTTTACCATATCATTGTGATATTGGAGGCTAAGACAGCCTCAATGACATCTCATTCAATATGATCACATGTTTCTTTTTCTTACTTTTTAACTTCTACTAAAACCTAGGAAGCAAGAGTGCGTGTGCGTGTGCGTGTGAGTGAGTGCGGGTGCGCGATACGGGGATACGAGAATTCGGCAAAAACTTAAAGTTTTAGTCTAAAACTTAAGAAGGCCTTTATTAATAAAAAACTTAAAAAGGCCTCATCAGTCTCATAACCGGTCAAGACAATTTTTGTGATTATCCGATTAGAATGAAAGCACTTCATTCAAATGTATTTGCTAAAAACATCTCACATCAATCTGTTTGGCATGACTTGTGCAATTTAAGTGTTGATAGAATTGCTTCTTGTATTGTTGTCACGCCAGTATTGAGGAAACCGAATGTATAAGGTAAGTACCTTTATGAAATGTGGAATTTTCATAGCCAAATCTTCCACTTGTATAATATAAATTTCAACAAAGTCAAATGGACGAGAATAGTATGTAAATTTAGTTAAAACATATACATTGACGGTTATTTTCCGACTGCATATGAAACAGGGTTTTGAACTGTCTCTGAGATTTTTTCCTACATGAATTCCTTCTATTACTAGGAGGTTATCTATTATATATTCATCTGAATGCCTTTAAAAGAACTTTTGAATGAAAGTCCTAATTTACTTGTGTGAGCATGTAGAGTTTTTCTTAAAGTATCCTCACCAAAGGTGATAGACCGGTGGTTATTAGACTAACCATCCTCAAATCTCAAAAATTAAAACAATATGTATTTTAGGACAGAGTGAGTATTTCAAAATGATAGTAATTCGAATTTAAGTTACAATTGAATTGCCCAGTACAAATCACATTTTTTAGCCTATTAATCAAGCTAGTTTTTTTGTTAAGAAGAAGAATAACTTAATCAAGTAGTTTGTTAGTTGGCATatttaaagagtataagatcttGTTTAGATCTTTTTCTACTATATTAAAATTTTAGAGCGACTGATTACTTAACATGATATCGGAGCTCGATTTATAAAAGGACTCGATTTCGAGATCTCACCttcatttatttgatttaaattaaatattgtaattggtacaagtATTCGTATTGGTTATATTTGTTAAACTTAAGGTTTTAGAGCGATTGAACACTTATCATGCATGTAGGCATGTATACCCATGCATAGTTGGCACTTATTGGCATACATCTATGTTGGTAAGACTGCGTAGCtatatgaacagttacgtgataactcaacacgataacaacactagaacaggacaggttaataatattacgtctacacaagaaatcaagaagaatgaagataaggcaaatacgaataatcagaagattagaagattagaagaaagcctgaactctgtctacaggtcactgaaaaaagttcattaatatgatcatgcctcagtgaagaacaaaggttaaagactttcagggtttcagaaatgttgaagattcagtatacaatTGCTACCgaaagatttcagtgtattggcattgattgaagatagacagtgttcgaagcataggaatctgaagaattgaagacagggtatagacagaggttaatgaagacgttgtctagagtaccagaaaggattctagtgaaagtacaattgtttattgacagtcagtgtctgaagcaataaagttgaggcaagcttaacaatgtattcaaggctataatacgaagacatgaatcggggttagtcgtctgtgaaccagaccagttgcactaggcatcaacagctcgtgaaaggaatctgggtattatttatagaaggattgttaagtcGAGGAACGTACTTAGgttgaacgtttatctgttaaagtacgagaagaggtgcgcagagtattcagctaaacagctcaggggactagCGAAGCttaaagtttaattggtaaattaaataaatttatttaatggactttaaaataatttatttaataaacttaaattgatttatctattataaactttaaataagtttattttacaaatctaaattagtttatatatataagttatatttaagtttattttataaattaatttaattacactttaaacttaaaaaaaaaagaaaacaaaaaaaggaaaaagaaaacaaaaagaaaaaaaaaagaatacaaaaaacaaaagaaaagcaaaaaaaaaaaaaaaaaaaaaaaaaaaaaaaaaaaaaagaaaaaaaaaagaaaagcaAAATGAACAAGGAAATAAAAACATGTACAAAACCATTTTGATTAACCAAGTACATGTATATTTACTGGTTAAACAACCTTGTCGCCACACAGGATCCCCCTCCCCCCGTTGTCGCCACACACTACTGTCGCCACATAAGAACAAAATTGTCGCCACAGAAGCTATCAATTCTCAGCCACACATTATTGGATAAAAGACTACACTTTACAGCAGAAGAGATTTAAGCCATTCATTCTGAATAATTtcctgttcatcttctctcccaaaaataGAAGTGaaatggcagcattgatttacagagaagtTCAAACTATTtgtttatccgtttaacttctcaccggagtaacgttataatgcccgatttaactcttgtatattcttaggggcattataatctttacccggtaattaaatcatagtacaaacaaaagctagattattgtataggatttgatttgtaaatatttgtagtagttaggaactttattgttcttagattgtagccggttaatttatttactggagtgtagcaacaccctcgaggatttatatatgaaaatatatttccccgaatatcttgtgttcctcgtttttatcGTTCCTGTTACGCCTAGATCCTTCGGTCGCGTGAACAGGCTTCGGTTGTATTGAAGATGACTTCGGCCgtacctgaaagtgaagagaatgcgaaacccccgattcacctccggtgtgagaatcagaATCTGGCTGTAAAAATAGGGTAGTAATACAAGAGAAGCAGAGTGTTGAGAATGTGTCTCCTTGTCTTACTTTACAAGGGTTTTTATACCCAATCCTGCAGTCAATGCTGATCCGTTACAAATCATTAAGGAGGGAGGGAAAAGGGGGCGTTATGTCCCTTGTTCTGTCCAACGGCCCGCGAATAGTGGGCCTCGGCCTGAGCTTCCGTGGGCCTTCGTTACGCGGGCGTGGAGGTCCTTCGGCCCAGTTGCACAACCGCTTAATGGGCCTTCGTTCGATGGGCCTTATTGGGCCTATAACCAACATGTCCCTGTCCTTCGGCTGGGCCTTCGGGCCGGCCGACGGACACCGATCTCGGCCCATATTGGGGTGAAAGAACCCTAGGGCTATCGCTTCAATCCCGCCTCGATCTTCGGTCGTACACGTGGCAAGCTTATGGGGACTTGCAGTGCATTGATGACAGCTGGTGGCACGTCGTTCCATGACTCAATCTCAGCCGTTGAATGCCAACCGTCTTGATCTGGGACGTCCATTTCAAAATCCCCCAAACGTCGCTTTTCTAAATTTATTTTAGGCGCCTATATAAGCCCATTTGTATGTTTCATTTCCTTTCTATCACTTTAGATTCTCCATACACAGTGACAAATTGCGGTGAATCTCTCAATCACGGGCAACAGCAACTCCGTCTTCCCAAATCATCCCATTTCAATCCAAGAACATCTCCAAATAAGTAATTCTCTTTTCTTGTTTTCCAGTTTTGAATTTGCATGCTAGTTTTCCGTGTTTTAGAGAGTTTGCATGTGGACTTTTGTTCTGGGTTTATGGGGTTTTTCTGGGTTTTTGTGTGTGCTATTGCGTTTTTCTGGGGTTTTAGGGTATTTCAGGGTAGGTAATATAGGTTTTTGGGTTTTACCAATTCTGGGGAGGCCCCAAGGGTTTAAAGATGGCATGCGATGCGTTTTCTGACCAAGAACGTTCTTCGAGATTTCTGGGTTTTAGAACGCCCTTCGGGAGCCAACCCAGGGCTTAAACAGGTGGTCTGGAGCGATGTTTATGAAAGGCTCTGTAGGCAAGAACATCCTTCGGGTGGGCTCGGCTCAGGAGCAGCCTTCGGAAACAGCCTCCGGGGTTCTGGTTCGTTTGGTCCTCGGGCGTGTACTCGGGtgtttattttttcttttatctGCTAATTTGAGTACATGGACTAATGTCTCTCTGTTCCTGATACAGGGACATGGACCGAGCAGAACGTCCCCCGGATTCTTGGGACCCCTTATCCAACAGCTTGGTGGGAACGTCTTCCATTCGCCCCGAGCGGACGGGACGGGCCCTATACGGTTCGACTGCCGACTATCCCGCAACCAATAATAGATCTGAACTGACGAAAGAGCGCGTCATTCAGATGTACGATAATTACTCTGTCCCCCGAGGGCTTTATTGGCTGTACGCGCCGAGGGAGGGTGAAAGAATCTTCGACACTCCCGGGGTACCGGACGGATATGGAGGCTGCGCCATAGGGATTTCGGAGGCGGccttcaaatgtggcttgaggGTGCCACCGTTGAAGCTGATTAAGCACCTCTTCTTCTAGATGGGTATCGCCCTCGGACAGATGGACCCGAACGGGTTCATCCACATTAACTATTTTCAGAACAGGTGTCTTTACGCCGGGATCGCACCCAGCACTCGCCTATTCTGGTACCACTACGATTTCAGGAGGAATCCGAAGAGTGCTGGTTTTTACACCATCGCCCGTCGGGCAGGGCGACCTGATTGGACGGTGACCAACTCGAACAATAAATCCACTCACACACATTGGTGTTATGTGAGTGGTCCAGGGTTGGCGGCCATGTCGGTTTGGCGGGATGTAAACCCCGCACTGCTTCTCATGCCGAGCTTGACCTTGGAGGAGAAGGAAAGATACACGGCGTTGGTAGACGTCAATGTGAAGAAGCTGGGTCCTGGAGAGTTCAGGGACAAGGACTGGCTCTTCAGCTTGTGGGGTGGGGGTAACAAAACTTCTTCCTTGGTCTTTTCTTTAGTTTTGTCCCAGCACCTGTATTTGCTTTTTCTTATTATGCATTCGATTATATATATGCTTGAACTGACTTGTTTTCCCTTCTTATTTCAGTGTCTTCAAGGGAGGCCCTGATCGAGAGAAAGAAGGCCAGGGCAGCCGAGAAGAGGGCGGCCGAAGAGGCGGCGAAGAAGGCTGCTGATATGGGGGTTACGCCCGATCCCTCGGAGGGCACAGGCAAAAGGGCCCAGACCGAGAAGCCTTCGCCGCCCCGTCAATCTCGAGTGGCTTCTGAGGCCGAGGAGGGGGACGATCTGGAGTACATGGGAGAGGGGAACCCTTCCAAGAGGACCCGGAGCAAGGAGGGGATTGTGCGCTCTTATCTCCCGGGGTGGGGCGTGCTCACGTCCGACCATACTGTTTACCCAGCCCGGCAATCCACGAAGGAGGTGGCTTCGGATCTCTGCCATGGCCTTCAGCTCCCGGTCGACCTTCCGACCTTTGCTTCGGCCTCTGCTACCGAAGCCTGCACGGAGCTTCTGTCATTCCTGTCCTTGGTATGTTTTTAATCTTCTATTTTTCTTCCATCTTTTTCCTTTCGGAATCCTTTAGTAATATTTTTGTCGTCCTTTTGCAGGCTGCCCCTTGGGCCGCAACCGTGGAGGATAAGGTTAAGGATATGGAGACTCGCATGGCCGCGGTGAAGGAGTCGGAGAGGAGGGCTACAACGGCCGAGGAGGAACTTGTACGGGTGAAAGCCCAGAATGAGGTCGAAGCCGCTGAGCTGAAGAAGGATAGATCTCGGCTGGAGACCGAGCTAGAGAGGGAGAACCAGAGGATTTCCCATCGAAACGTCCAGCTGAAGAGGTCCCGAAAGGAGCTTCGGAAGAAGCAGAAGCAGCTGGACCGGACTGAGGAGCGATGTCTCCAGTTCGGGGCTGATTATTGTttctatatttgttagtgagatttacaacacAAACTACTAACAATGAATACATATTCGTGCTACGACATACACGCTAGTACATCTGATTTATTCAAagaattaaaacaattaaaacatttAGATTAATTCCAACACTATTGGATAAAGTTTTTCAAGACTTGGAAGTTTAGTTTTGTAGCATGTCTTAGTATTAAATAAATTAGAATTTCCTATCTAACAAGCAGGTTAAGAGCAGAACTTGAATTTTTTCGGTTGGGAtgataataatattaataaataatattgaAGTCACCTTggcaaaaaaaagaaaaaaaaaatattccAGATGAGGTGTATCCTACTGGTAGATGTACTAAGAGTAGCGCGCTAGTCTGGGCACTTCATCAGTACTGATCACTTGAGTCTGTCATAATAGCAATAGTCTGCCATTATTGATTATTTTATCAAGGGTATACAAGAAGAAGAAATGGTCATGGTCTGGTCTTGCAATGTTGCACGTCATAGTTAATCAAGATGACAAGTTCTTGGTAATCTGCAATTACTAAATCTTAGCGGAAAAATAGAGTCAGATATTTGTTTTGATCCATATAGTAGTCTTATAGTGCAAGATAGATTCCTGAAGAATACTCTATAATAAGTTGTGTTAGactataattttattagagacaAAACATATTTGGGTGATTAATTTTGGTACTACATTTATTCTTAAGACAAATTATCTAGTTGCGATCAAATACCAAGTTAATTGCATATTACATAGGTGTCGAGATAGTAGATTCTAGGGCGAAATCCTTTCGACGAGGGGTGAATGTAATGACCCTATCTAAAAAAtggtaataataataattatattttactTATATCAATTTAAATTTTGGGACTTGCAATCATTTCAAATTTTTATAAGTTAAATATTATACTTCACATTATAAGTCATTTTTTCAAAACACttgattttatatttattcaagtGCATCTTATACTTTTAAATGAGGTATATGATTTGACAAGTGTTATATTTTATAATCTAATATTTGGTCCTATATTTAAATGTGTCAATAAAATGATTATTTAGTGATGACTAATCTAGTTATTAatattctatatatatatatatatatatatatatatatatataagctgGGTAATTTTATAGAGTGGGAGTTAAGGccaaaagaaaattaaaaatgataGTACGCAGGTATTTGGAAGAGGGAGATGGAAGGGTAGTATTAGGTAATCTTAAAGAATACTGGTATCAACAAGGACTTACCCCTATATTGCATTATGGAAAAATTTAGTCCTAAATGATCGAAGGATCACTCAGTTTCTTGGTCTACGTTAGCAAAGAAATGTATTTTAAATTTGCTCAAGAAATACTTGATAACTCATTTAGAGTATTTTGTGTAAGTACTATCTTGTCTGATAAGTGCGTACATTTTGtctttattattattttcattCTTCGTATTATGTTTATTTCCGACTTTATGCTCCGGATAGTAAAACTTATTGCGCTTTTTTTCGCTCATATCGATTATACTCATTGTTCAACCAAATTCGATAAAAGCAAAGGATCAACTAAAGGAAGAAGAATGGAAAAAATGGAGCATCAAGTTTTGGATTGACTTGTTTTCTTAGGAATCTACAAATGACTAAATTTTTTGAAGTTTATAGTATTGGTATAGTATGTATCAGGTTTAATTGTTTTGTTTAAGTTGGTCAGGACCATTTCGTTTTACTGTTTGTACAAATATGTTGAAACTTATGTAGTAATATGGCTTGAACGTCCTGGAAATCTAAGCTATTTTATGTAAAAAAGTAATATCTCAAGGTTTAATCAAATAAAGTAAATTTTGTGGTGTTTCAGTTTTCCACTTCAAGATAAGTTATATCTTGGTCAAGGTCATCGTTATAAAATATAAATGGTCAAAAGCACTATCTTCGTCTTTGCATGAGGAAAATATAGGCCCGAGCCATGCTCTCACCATTTCCGGAACCTTTTTAGTCAGAATATAGAGACATAGTAAATCTGTACCTGTTAGCGAGGCCTACAACTAGTTTTTAGCATACGATACATGTCTTCTCTAAAACACTTTCACAGTAAACCTCTGACCTTCTACTTCTTTGCTATATCTTTGGACATTTTTTCGAGTAGAAGGTAGAATTTGATTCCAGAGAGCACTAAGGcgaacaattttttttttaaatcactGGTGAAGAGTTGTAGCTGCTATATACCTCAAAATTTCAGGATCCAACTATTTTTAAGAATCCTTGGAATCgtaatcaataaattaaatattcCTAAATTATGTACATGACTTAATCAAAAAAAAATGCAACAAAGGGAATCAGAAGTAtcttataataaaaatattaagaAAAATGCTATGTTTACAAAAATCGTTCCCCAGACCGAACTGGAATGATGAGTTATCATCATGTTATTGGATATTTACTGATAAATTAAATGGACCCTCGTTTATTAATATAAATCTCGCGAATAAAAAGATGACAGGTGTCATTTTGGGaaagttttgaatatttttttgTGTATATAGCATTGCTTAAAAAGTTTAGATGATCTACTAAGTTTATTTAGAAGAAGTTGTGGTATATGGAGAATAGTAGTTTAGCAATTCAATAGTTTACACTAAAAGAAAGATGGCCTTTACCGACCGCTGGAGTGGTCGTTTTAGGTCCAAAGTCGCTCGGTATTAGGAAATAAGGATCGCAATCTGATCAGACAAGTTAATCCTAATTATTGTTTACTTTTTTGGTTGAATTTTACATTCATCAACATAAATATACCTAATTTTAAATTCTTAAAACAAGAATATATAATCCTTAATTGAAATAGTGAGAAAGAAACAGAGGGTATAAGAGAAAGACATAGAGACAAAGTCTCCGAAGCTAATTAGAgaaagggagagagagagggatgTTAACCAGGTGAAAGAGGGGTTGTCAAGGTAGAGAAAGTAAGGGATTTTAAATTTTTAATGTTATAATTAAAAAACCACAGCACAATATTGACCGAAATATCGAACTATGTATTGGTCGGTCTTTACGACGTAGT
Encoded here:
- the LOC141667557 gene encoding putative germin-like protein 2-1: MVSSSGSKVLFICFVISSMTCFVALATDNNPLQDFCVADANSPVLVNGLVCKDPKVVTENDFFTGGLNIAGDTSSTKVGSNVTTVNVARIPGLNTLGISLVRIDFAPWGINAPHTHPRATEILTVIKGTLRVGFVTSNPENRHITKVLNEGDVFVFPEGLVHYQQNIGHDNAVVIAALSSQNPGVITIANAVFGANPDISADILAKAFQLNKNTVQQLQARF